A DNA window from Pseudarthrobacter sp. W1I19 contains the following coding sequences:
- a CDS encoding Lrp/AsnC family transcriptional regulator has product MTIANSRTLDSLDGRIILALDKDPEASALALSRTLGVARNTVHARLSRLERSGALRSFSRRLDPAALGYDLMAFLSLAISQTRAGAVENGLAAIPEVIEVHATTGDADLMAKVVARSTADLYRITNQILAIDGIQRTSTAISVVELMPPRYDGLLNRLSKQESHPSDEATGDAGHK; this is encoded by the coding sequence ATGACCATCGCTAACTCCCGCACCCTGGATTCCCTCGACGGCAGGATCATCCTCGCCCTGGACAAGGATCCGGAAGCCAGCGCCCTGGCACTCTCCCGGACGCTCGGCGTCGCCCGCAACACCGTCCACGCCCGGCTGTCACGGCTCGAGCGCAGCGGCGCGCTCCGCTCCTTCAGCCGCAGGCTGGACCCCGCCGCCCTCGGCTACGACCTGATGGCCTTCCTCTCGCTGGCCATCAGCCAGACCCGGGCGGGCGCGGTGGAAAACGGGCTCGCGGCCATCCCCGAGGTGATCGAGGTGCACGCCACCACCGGCGACGCGGACCTGATGGCCAAGGTGGTAGCCCGCAGCACTGCCGACCTCTACCGCATCACCAACCAGATCCTGGCCATCGACGGGATCCAGCGGACCAGCACCGCGATTTCCGTCGTCGAACTTATGCCACCCCGGTACGACGGCCTCCTGAACCGGCTCTCGAAGCAGGAATCCCACCCGTCGGATGAAGCCACGGGTGACGCAGGCCATAAGTAG
- a CDS encoding CoA ester lyase, with protein sequence MTRAASSNASFLYVPADQPKLLAKTRSHRGAIILDLEDSVAPSRKEAALAAAVAFLKDELRDGEVWVRINTGAAGLREAELLAGCPNLTGLWIPKAEEPAYVQDIARRTSEAPGGGPALGLLIESTRGVLALAELLNLPDTQQVQLGEIDLAADLRHSASHPENMTWFRHWLITHAAAAGLPQPVAPVDADYTNLASFKASCISLRDMGFGSRACIHPAQADVAEQVFSTGAEDLAAAHALLDQYEAALRENRGAVGDDSGSMIDAASVRSARRLTGR encoded by the coding sequence ATGACTAGGGCCGCCTCAAGCAATGCCTCGTTTCTCTATGTCCCCGCTGACCAACCCAAGCTTCTCGCTAAAACAAGAAGTCACCGCGGGGCCATCATTCTTGACCTGGAGGACAGCGTTGCACCCTCACGCAAGGAAGCTGCGCTTGCCGCAGCCGTCGCCTTTCTGAAAGACGAACTCCGGGACGGTGAAGTCTGGGTCCGGATCAATACCGGAGCGGCAGGATTGCGTGAAGCGGAACTGCTTGCTGGATGCCCCAACCTCACCGGGCTCTGGATCCCAAAGGCCGAGGAACCCGCCTACGTACAGGACATTGCCCGGAGAACCAGTGAGGCACCCGGTGGCGGCCCTGCCCTGGGTTTGTTGATCGAAAGCACCCGGGGCGTGCTGGCTTTGGCCGAACTGCTGAATCTTCCCGACACCCAACAGGTACAGCTCGGCGAAATCGACCTTGCGGCTGATTTACGGCACTCCGCCTCACACCCTGAGAACATGACTTGGTTCCGCCACTGGCTCATCACCCATGCGGCCGCAGCGGGTCTTCCCCAGCCAGTGGCTCCGGTGGACGCGGATTACACAAACCTGGCCAGTTTCAAGGCCTCCTGCATCAGTCTTCGGGACATGGGGTTTGGAAGCCGAGCCTGCATCCACCCAGCACAAGCGGACGTCGCGGAGCAGGTTTTCAGCACCGGCGCCGAGGACCTCGCCGCCGCACATGCCCTTCTGGACCAGTACGAAGCCGCGCTCAGGGAAAACCGCGGAGCAGTGGGTGATGACAGCGGTTCAATGATCGACGCCGCAAGTGTGCGGTCGGCGCGGCGCCTCACGGGGCGCTAA
- a CDS encoding GntR family transcriptional regulator encodes MATKRDLIAAELRRQISTGELARGARVPQSQLASKFSTSITPVREALGLLEAEGVLVAEPHHGVRVATANLAQVKTVYLMRQLAEPYAMQRAVWNMSRRDLQVVTELFEHMEKSESVGDKPAFNEANRKFHFAFYDRCGDDGLRTEIAMLWQRYPWDLLQVIEHRAPDSHEEHRRILDAARAGDLNLVATATRDHLKHGYLALASRLSEEPQLDPFPVNDD; translated from the coding sequence GTGGCAACCAAGAGGGATTTGATCGCGGCCGAACTGCGGCGGCAGATCAGCACCGGTGAACTCGCGCGCGGGGCGCGGGTGCCCCAGAGCCAGTTGGCATCGAAATTTTCAACGAGCATCACTCCTGTGCGCGAAGCGCTGGGACTCCTCGAGGCCGAGGGCGTCTTGGTTGCAGAGCCGCACCACGGTGTACGCGTGGCGACAGCCAACCTCGCCCAGGTCAAGACGGTGTATCTGATGAGGCAGTTGGCCGAGCCCTATGCAATGCAGCGGGCTGTGTGGAATATGAGCCGCCGGGACCTCCAGGTGGTGACAGAGCTCTTCGAGCACATGGAGAAATCGGAAAGCGTCGGGGACAAGCCGGCGTTCAACGAGGCCAACCGGAAGTTCCACTTCGCCTTTTATGACCGGTGCGGGGACGACGGGCTTCGGACGGAGATTGCGATGCTGTGGCAGCGGTACCCGTGGGACCTGCTGCAGGTCATCGAACACCGGGCCCCCGATTCGCATGAGGAACACCGTCGTATCCTTGATGCAGCACGGGCCGGTGACCTGAACCTAGTGGCCACGGCCACGCGCGACCATCTGAAGCACGGGTACCTGGCTCTGGCCTCCCGGCTCTCCGAGGAACCCCAGCTGGACCCTTTCCCGGTGAACGATGACTAG
- a CDS encoding amino acid permease, whose amino-acid sequence MEQQTKTSARALGAALKPRQLTMMGLGSAIGAGLFIGSGAGIQAAGPAVLISYLVAGTLIILVMWALGEMAAANTDSGAFSVYTAKAYGPVAGATVGWLWWLQLVVVIAAEALGAAGLLATIFPALPVWLMAFVFIVVLTAVNLTSVKNFGEFEFWFALLKVAAIVGFLLVGAALLFGWLPGVQSPGLANFTGAGFAPSGFAGIATALFVVAFAFGGTEIVSVAAAETAEPARSVKKAVRTVLWRILVFYIGAIFVIAAVVPVGSAGLKSPFAAVLDAAGMPGAATAITLVAVAALLSALNANLYGASRMAYSLAERGEAPRLLASVSKARVPVAAVLASVAFGVVTVVLELAFPEMVLPILLNIVGSTCLLVWTSALLAQLALRLRADREGTELPLRMPGFPWLTSLGLLILAAIFTVGFIGEDSRPQLLSTFGLVALLAVANWVNHRGVRKVAPVVDPSDRAKPPVLID is encoded by the coding sequence ATGGAACAACAGACAAAGACGTCTGCCCGCGCGCTCGGCGCGGCCCTCAAACCCCGCCAGCTCACCATGATGGGGCTCGGCAGCGCCATCGGCGCGGGCCTCTTCATCGGCTCCGGCGCCGGCATCCAGGCGGCCGGCCCGGCGGTACTGATCTCCTACCTCGTGGCCGGCACGCTCATCATCCTGGTGATGTGGGCCCTCGGCGAGATGGCTGCGGCCAACACGGACAGCGGCGCCTTCTCCGTCTACACGGCCAAGGCTTACGGGCCGGTGGCCGGTGCCACGGTGGGCTGGCTCTGGTGGCTGCAGCTCGTGGTGGTGATCGCGGCGGAAGCGCTCGGTGCGGCGGGCCTGCTTGCCACCATCTTCCCGGCGCTGCCGGTATGGCTGATGGCCTTTGTGTTCATCGTGGTGCTCACCGCCGTGAACCTGACCAGCGTAAAGAACTTCGGCGAGTTCGAGTTCTGGTTCGCCCTGCTCAAGGTGGCGGCGATCGTCGGGTTCCTCCTGGTGGGCGCTGCCCTGCTCTTCGGATGGCTGCCGGGCGTGCAGTCGCCGGGCCTGGCCAACTTCACCGGAGCGGGCTTCGCGCCCAGCGGTTTCGCCGGGATTGCCACGGCACTGTTTGTGGTGGCATTCGCGTTCGGGGGCACCGAGATTGTGTCCGTGGCGGCAGCTGAGACCGCCGAGCCGGCCCGCAGCGTGAAGAAGGCCGTCCGCACGGTGCTGTGGCGCATCCTGGTGTTCTACATCGGTGCCATCTTTGTGATCGCGGCTGTGGTTCCCGTGGGTTCGGCAGGGCTCAAGAGCCCGTTCGCCGCGGTGCTGGACGCCGCGGGTATGCCGGGTGCAGCCACCGCGATCACCCTGGTGGCCGTGGCAGCACTGCTCTCCGCGCTCAACGCCAACCTCTACGGCGCCTCCCGCATGGCGTACTCCTTGGCCGAGCGCGGTGAAGCACCGCGGCTGCTTGCGTCCGTGTCCAAGGCCCGGGTCCCGGTGGCGGCAGTCCTGGCGAGCGTCGCGTTCGGCGTTGTCACGGTGGTGCTGGAGCTGGCTTTCCCGGAGATGGTCCTGCCCATCCTGCTCAACATCGTGGGTTCGACGTGCCTGCTGGTGTGGACGTCCGCGCTCCTGGCCCAGCTTGCACTGCGCCTCCGCGCCGACCGGGAGGGAACGGAGCTTCCCCTGCGGATGCCCGGCTTCCCGTGGCTCACTTCCCTTGGTCTGCTGATCCTCGCCGCGATCTTCACCGTGGGCTTCATCGGCGAGGATTCCCGTCCCCAGCTTCTGAGCACATTCGGACTCGTGGCGCTGCTGGCGGTGGCGAACTGGGTGAATCATCGTGGCGTCCGGAAGGTGGCGCCCGTTGTGGATCCTTCCGATCGCGCCAAGCCTCCGGTGCTCATCGACTGA
- a CDS encoding thiamine pyrophosphate-binding protein produces the protein MTTLTVSGRVVQVLSSYLSDVFGVMGNGNVYFLDAAEKMGLRFSAVRHEGAAIAAADAYYRTSGRLAAGTTTYGPGYTNALTALAEAVQAQIPVVLVTGDAPSSGARPQDVDQAAIAAGLGAATFTVTRDAAGSITQQAVEYALTKHTAVVIAIPYDLASVEAADEELPAPLAAKVTDDVDRGLVQAARLLAGAKRPLILAGRGAHLAGAGPELRELADRLGALTAGTALALNLLQGEGYLGVAGGFGTDTAAGLMGEADVVLAAGASLSPFTMRFGHLLGPDSTVIQIDTALQPTNPRVDLFVSADAKSATGRLLHLLDDAASAEGWRAEASKRLAAGPGHHPGSDETPDGRLDPRSLATALDAVLPERRTVVQDGGHFVGWAPMYWNIPRPQDLVMVGTAFQAIGLGLASAVGAARTVEDGRTLVLASGDGGFLMGLADLESLIGAAKSAIVVIYNDAAYGAEIHQYGSQGLTEKPMLIPEVDFSGIARALGAESAIVRSLADLSALTDWIDAGAQGTFVADCRITSSVRAPWLSEWMNAKQAAKAAVAG, from the coding sequence ATGACTACTCTCACCGTCTCGGGCCGCGTGGTACAGGTTCTCAGCAGCTACCTCAGCGACGTCTTCGGCGTTATGGGCAACGGCAACGTCTACTTCCTGGACGCTGCCGAAAAGATGGGCCTGCGCTTCTCCGCGGTCCGGCATGAGGGCGCCGCGATCGCCGCCGCCGACGCCTACTACCGGACGTCCGGACGGCTCGCGGCGGGCACCACCACCTACGGACCCGGCTACACGAACGCACTCACCGCCCTGGCCGAGGCGGTCCAGGCGCAGATCCCGGTTGTGCTCGTCACCGGAGACGCACCCAGCAGCGGCGCCCGGCCGCAGGACGTGGACCAGGCGGCCATCGCTGCCGGACTCGGCGCGGCCACCTTCACCGTCACCCGCGACGCCGCGGGCTCCATCACCCAGCAGGCGGTGGAGTACGCACTCACCAAGCACACCGCCGTCGTGATTGCCATTCCCTACGACCTCGCGTCAGTCGAGGCAGCGGACGAGGAACTTCCGGCGCCGTTGGCTGCAAAGGTGACGGACGACGTCGACCGCGGCCTCGTGCAGGCAGCCCGCCTGCTCGCCGGGGCCAAGCGCCCGCTGATCCTCGCCGGCCGCGGTGCGCACCTGGCCGGAGCCGGCCCGGAGCTCCGGGAACTCGCCGACCGACTCGGCGCCCTGACCGCCGGCACCGCCCTGGCGCTCAACCTGCTCCAGGGCGAGGGGTACCTCGGCGTCGCGGGCGGCTTTGGCACGGACACCGCGGCCGGGCTCATGGGCGAGGCCGACGTGGTGCTGGCGGCCGGGGCGAGCCTGAGCCCGTTCACCATGCGGTTCGGGCACCTGCTCGGCCCGGACAGCACGGTCATCCAGATCGACACCGCCCTGCAGCCGACGAACCCCCGGGTGGACCTGTTCGTCAGCGCGGACGCGAAGTCCGCCACGGGACGCCTTCTTCATCTGCTTGATGACGCGGCTTCCGCGGAAGGCTGGCGCGCGGAAGCTTCTAAGCGTCTGGCTGCGGGACCGGGGCACCACCCGGGCTCGGACGAGACGCCGGACGGCCGCCTGGACCCGCGCTCCCTCGCCACCGCGCTCGATGCCGTGCTGCCGGAGCGCCGCACGGTGGTCCAGGACGGCGGGCACTTTGTGGGCTGGGCACCGATGTACTGGAACATTCCGCGGCCGCAGGACCTGGTGATGGTGGGGACCGCGTTCCAGGCCATCGGGTTGGGCCTTGCCAGCGCCGTGGGGGCGGCCCGCACCGTGGAGGACGGCCGCACCTTGGTGCTGGCCTCCGGCGACGGCGGTTTCCTGATGGGCCTGGCCGACCTCGAATCGCTCATCGGCGCGGCGAAGAGCGCCATCGTGGTGATCTACAACGATGCCGCCTACGGGGCCGAGATCCACCAGTACGGCTCCCAGGGCCTGACCGAAAAGCCGATGCTGATCCCCGAGGTGGACTTCAGCGGGATTGCGCGCGCTCTGGGTGCAGAGTCGGCGATCGTCCGGTCCCTGGCGGACCTCTCGGCGCTCACGGATTGGATCGACGCCGGCGCTCAGGGAACCTTCGTGGCCGACTGCCGGATCACGTCCAGCGTGCGGGCGCCGTGGCTGAGCGAGTGGATGAACGCCAAGCAGGCGGCTAAGGCGGCAGTGGCGGGGTAA
- the hisC gene encoding histidinol-phosphate transaminase yields the protein MTLTQLQSAPAAARPTLRGAVTGLPSYVPGRRSAGMDIAALASNESHYEPLPAAIAAVAGAAGAMNRYPDMAAVELRDRLARHLGVSAGEIAVGPGSVGVLQQIITGLCDAGDEVIFAWRSFEAYPILVELAGARPVRIPLDHLEGHDLDAMAAAVTERTRVILLCTPNNPTGVPISHDRIEAFLRSVRSDILVVIDEAYVEYAEAGSGPDSLSLYREFPNVCILRTFSKAYGLAGLRVGYAVAAPDIAEGLRRTALPFSVSALAQKAAVASLDAGEEMEARVAVVKQERARMSRELAARGWKLEPSQGNFLWIRADDELRTRLMEAFDGAGIMVRAYQGDGVRITVADAAANNRVLRILAAHAA from the coding sequence ATGACCCTCACTCAGCTTCAATCGGCACCGGCCGCCGCGCGCCCCACCCTTCGTGGCGCGGTGACCGGCCTCCCGTCCTACGTCCCGGGCCGGCGCAGCGCTGGCATGGACATCGCAGCCCTCGCCAGCAACGAAAGCCACTACGAGCCGCTGCCAGCAGCAATTGCTGCGGTGGCCGGAGCGGCCGGTGCCATGAACCGCTACCCGGACATGGCCGCGGTCGAACTCCGCGACCGGCTTGCCCGGCACCTCGGCGTCTCCGCCGGGGAGATTGCCGTGGGACCGGGCAGCGTGGGCGTCCTCCAGCAGATCATCACCGGACTGTGCGACGCCGGCGATGAGGTGATCTTCGCGTGGCGCTCCTTCGAGGCCTACCCCATCCTGGTGGAACTGGCAGGCGCCCGGCCGGTCCGCATCCCGCTGGACCACCTGGAGGGCCACGACCTCGATGCCATGGCCGCGGCCGTCACCGAACGCACCAGGGTCATCCTGCTGTGCACCCCCAACAATCCCACCGGCGTCCCGATAAGCCACGACCGCATCGAGGCCTTCCTGCGCTCGGTCCGTTCCGACATCCTCGTGGTGATCGATGAGGCCTACGTGGAATACGCCGAGGCGGGCAGCGGCCCCGATTCCCTGTCGCTCTACCGCGAGTTTCCGAACGTCTGCATCTTGCGCACCTTCTCCAAGGCCTACGGACTGGCCGGACTGCGCGTGGGGTACGCCGTGGCGGCGCCGGACATCGCTGAGGGACTGCGCCGGACCGCCCTTCCCTTCTCCGTGAGCGCCCTGGCCCAGAAGGCAGCCGTGGCGTCGCTGGACGCGGGGGAGGAGATGGAGGCGCGGGTCGCCGTCGTCAAGCAGGAGCGTGCCCGGATGTCTCGGGAGCTGGCAGCCCGGGGCTGGAAGCTGGAGCCGAGCCAGGGCAATTTCCTGTGGATCCGTGCCGACGACGAGCTCCGGACGAGGCTGATGGAGGCCTTCGACGGCGCCGGCATTATGGTCCGGGCGTACCAAGGCGACGGCGTGCGGATCACCGTTGCTGACGCCGCCGCCAACAACCGCGTGCTCCGGATCCTGGCAGCCCACGCAGCCTGA